The Pseudomonas solani genome segment TCAAGGACGGCTACCACGGCGACACCAGCCGCATGTTCCACGTCGGCAAGGTGCCGGTCTGGGCCGAGCGCCTGTCCCAGGTCACCCAGGAGTGCATGTACAAGGCCATCGAGCTGGTCAAGCCGGGCTGCCGCCTGGGCGACATCGGCGAGGTGATCCAGAAGCACGCCGAGAAGAACGGTTTCTCGGTGGTCCGCGAGTTCTGCGGCCACGGCATCGGCGCGGTGTTCCACGAAGAGCCGCAGATCCTCCACTACGGCCGTGCCGGCACTGGCATGGAGCTCAAGGCGGGGATGACCTTCACCATCGAGCCGATGATCAACCAGGGCCGTGCCGAGACCAAGGTACTGGGCGACGGCTGGACCGCCATCACCAAGGACCGCAAGCTCTCCGCGCAGTGGGAACACACCCTGGTGGTGACCGAGACCGGCTACGAGATCTTCACCCTGCGCAGCGACGACACCATTCCCCGGGTTTCTGCCTGAGTCCTGACCCCGCCCCACAGCTATAAGGAAGGCGACCGATGCCGCAGGTGGATCCCGAACTGTTCGACCGCGGCCAGTTCCAGGCCGAGCTGGCGCTGAAATCCAGCCCCATCGCCGCCTTCAAGAAGGCCATCCGCCAGGCGAAGGAGGTGCTCGACACCCGCTTCGCCAATGGCCGCGACATCCGCCGCCTGGTGGAAGACCGCGCCTGGTTCGTCGACCAGCTCCTGCGCGCCGCCTGGGAGCGCTTCGACTGGAGCGAAGACGCCGACATCGCCCTGCTGGCGGTCGGCGGCTACGGCCGGGGCGAGCTGCACCCCTACTCCGACATCGACCTGCTGATCCTCCTGGACAGCGCCGACCACGAGACCTTCCGCGAATCCATCGAAGGCTTCCTCACCCTGCTCTGGGACATCGGCCTGGAAGTCGGGCAGAGCGTGCGCTCGGTGGACGAATGCGCCGATGAGGCCCGCGCCGACCTGACGGTGGTCACCAACCTGATGGAAAGCCGCACCATCGCCGGCCCGGAAAGCCTGCGCAGGCGCATGCAGGACGTCACCAGCCCCGAGCGCATGTGGCCGAGCAAGGACTTCTTCCTCGCCAAGCGCCAGGAGCAGAAGGCCCGCCACGCCAAGTACAACGACACCGAATACAACCTCGAGCCCAACGTGAAGGGCTCGCCCGGGGGCCTGCGCGACATCCAGACCATCCTCTGGGTCGCCCGCCGCCAGTTCGGCAGCCTCAACCTGCACGCCCTGGTCAAGGAAGGCTTCCTCGTGGAAAGCGAATGCAGCATGCTCGCCTCCAGCCAGGAGTTTCTCTGGAAGGTGCGCTACGCCCTGCACATGCTCGCCGGGCGCGCCGAGGACCGCCTGCTGTTCGACCACCAGCGCAAGCTGGCCGGGCTGCTGGGCTTCCAGGGCGACGATGCCAAGCAGGCCATCGAACACTTCATGCAGAAGTACTACCGCGTGGTGATGGGCGTCGCCGAGCTGAGCGACCTGATCAACCAGCACTTCGAGGAAGTCATCCTGCGCAGCGCCGAGTCGTCGCCCGCGCAGCCGCTCAACAGCCGCTTCCAGCTGCGTGACCGCTACATCGAAGTCACCCACCCCAACGTCTTCAAGCGCACCCCCTTCGCCCTGCTGGAAATCTTCGTGCTGATGGCCCAGCACCCCGAGATCAAGGGCGTGCGTGCCGACACCATCCGCCTGCTGCGCGACAGCCGCCACCTGATCGACGACGACTTCCGCAGCGACATCCGCAACACCAGCCTGTTCATCGAGCTGTTCAAGTCGTCCCAGGGCATCCACCGCAACCTGCGGCGGATGAACCGCTACGGCATCCTCGGCCGCTACCTGCCCGAGTTCGGCCACATCATCGGGCAGATGCAGCACGACCTGTTCCACATCTATACGGTCGACGCCCACACGCTCAACCTGATCAAGCACCTGCGCAAGCTCAAGTGGCCCGAACTGGCGGAGAAGTTCCCGCTCGCCAGCAAGGTCATCGACAAGCTGCCCAAGCCCGAGCTGATCTATATCGCCGGTCTCTACCACGACATCGGCAAGGGCCGTGGCGGCGACCATTCCGAGCTCGGCGCCGTCGACGCCGAAGCCTTCTGCGCCCGGCACCAGTTGCCGGCCTGGGACTCGCGCCTGGTCACCTGGCTGGTGCAGAACCACCTGGTCATGTCCACCACCGCGCAGCGCAAGGACCTCTCCGACCCGCAGGTGATCTTCGACTTCGCCCAGCTGGTCGGCGACCAGACCCACCTCGACTACCTCTACGTACTCACCGTGGCCGACATCAACGCCACCAACCCGAGCCTTTGGAACTCCTGGCGCGCCAGCCTGCTGCGCCAGCTCTACACCGAAACCAAGCGCGCCCTGCGCCGCGGCCTGGAAAACCCGCTGGACCGCGAAGAGCAGATCCGCCAGACCCAGACCGCCGCCATCGACATCCTCGTGCGCAACGGCATCGACCAGGACGACGCCGAGCAACTCTGGTCCCAGCTCGGCGACGACTACTTCCTGCGCCACACCGCCAACGACGTGGCCTGGCACACCGAAGCCATCCTCCAGCACCCGGCCGGCAACGACCCGCTGGTGCTGATCAAGGAAACCGCCCAGCGCGAGTTCGAGGGCGCCACCCAGATCTTCATCTACGCCCCGGACCAGCACGACTTCTTCGCCGTGACCGTGGCCGCGATGAGCCAGCTCAACCTCAACATCCACGACGCGCGGATCATCACCTCCACCAGCCAGTTCACCCTCGACACCTACATCGTGCTCGACACCGCTGGTGGCTCCATCGGCGACAACCCGGCGCGGGTGAAGGAAATCCGCGAGGGCCTGATCGAGGCGCTGAAGAACCCCGACGAGTACCCGGCGATCATCCAGCGCCGCGTACCGCGCCAGCTCAAGCACTTCGCCTTCCCGCCCCAGGTGACCATCTCCAACGACGCCCAGCGCCCGGTGACCGTGCTCGAACTGATCGCCCCCGACCGCCCCGGCCTGCTGGCGCGCATCGGGCGCATCTTCCTCGACTTCGACCTGTCGCTGCAGAACGCCAAGATCGCCACCCTCGGCGAGCGGGTGGAAGACGTATTCTTCGTCACCGACGCCGACAACCAGCCGCTGGCCGACCCAGAGCTGTGCCGGCGCCTGCAGGCCGCCATCGTCTCGCAGCTGTCCGAAGCCAACGCCCAGGGCGTGGACCCGAATCGCATCAGTATCTGAGCGCGCCCGTGCAGCCGCTCGCAGTAGCCAGGAACCACGAATGAACGACGCGCTGAACCACCTGCAGCCCTACCCCTTCGAAAAGCTCCGCGCCCTGCTCGGCGGCGTGCAGCCCGCCGACAAGAAGGCCATCGCCCTGTCCATCGGCGAGCCCAAGCACCGCTCGCCGGACTTCGTCGCCAAGGCCCTGGCCGACAGCCTGGACCAGATGGCCGTGTACCCCACCACCCTCGGCATCCCGGCCCTGCGTGAAGCCATTGCCGCCTGGTGCGAGCGCCGCTTCAAGGTACCGGCCGGCTGGCTCGACGCCGCCCGCCACGTGCTGCCGGTCAACGGCACCCGCGAGGCGCTGTTCGCCTTCACCCAGACCGTGGTCAACCGCGCCGACAACGGCCTGGTGGTCAGCCCGAACCCCTTCTACCAAATCTATGAAGGCGCAGCCCTGCTCGCCGGCGCCGAGCCGCACTACCTGCCCTGCCTGGCGGAGAACGGCTTCAA includes the following:
- the map gene encoding type I methionyl aminopeptidase; protein product: MTVTIKTPAEIEKMRVAGRLAAEVLEMIGEHVKPGVTTEELDRICHDYIVNVQKAIPAPLNYKGFPKSICTSINHVVCHGIPNEKALKDGDTLNIDVTVIKDGYHGDTSRMFHVGKVPVWAERLSQVTQECMYKAIELVKPGCRLGDIGEVIQKHAEKNGFSVVREFCGHGIGAVFHEEPQILHYGRAGTGMELKAGMTFTIEPMINQGRAETKVLGDGWTAITKDRKLSAQWEHTLVVTETGYEIFTLRSDDTIPRVSA
- a CDS encoding [protein-PII] uridylyltransferase, whose protein sequence is MPQVDPELFDRGQFQAELALKSSPIAAFKKAIRQAKEVLDTRFANGRDIRRLVEDRAWFVDQLLRAAWERFDWSEDADIALLAVGGYGRGELHPYSDIDLLILLDSADHETFRESIEGFLTLLWDIGLEVGQSVRSVDECADEARADLTVVTNLMESRTIAGPESLRRRMQDVTSPERMWPSKDFFLAKRQEQKARHAKYNDTEYNLEPNVKGSPGGLRDIQTILWVARRQFGSLNLHALVKEGFLVESECSMLASSQEFLWKVRYALHMLAGRAEDRLLFDHQRKLAGLLGFQGDDAKQAIEHFMQKYYRVVMGVAELSDLINQHFEEVILRSAESSPAQPLNSRFQLRDRYIEVTHPNVFKRTPFALLEIFVLMAQHPEIKGVRADTIRLLRDSRHLIDDDFRSDIRNTSLFIELFKSSQGIHRNLRRMNRYGILGRYLPEFGHIIGQMQHDLFHIYTVDAHTLNLIKHLRKLKWPELAEKFPLASKVIDKLPKPELIYIAGLYHDIGKGRGGDHSELGAVDAEAFCARHQLPAWDSRLVTWLVQNHLVMSTTAQRKDLSDPQVIFDFAQLVGDQTHLDYLYVLTVADINATNPSLWNSWRASLLRQLYTETKRALRRGLENPLDREEQIRQTQTAAIDILVRNGIDQDDAEQLWSQLGDDYFLRHTANDVAWHTEAILQHPAGNDPLVLIKETAQREFEGATQIFIYAPDQHDFFAVTVAAMSQLNLNIHDARIITSTSQFTLDTYIVLDTAGGSIGDNPARVKEIREGLIEALKNPDEYPAIIQRRVPRQLKHFAFPPQVTISNDAQRPVTVLELIAPDRPGLLARIGRIFLDFDLSLQNAKIATLGERVEDVFFVTDADNQPLADPELCRRLQAAIVSQLSEANAQGVDPNRISI